The following are encoded in a window of Platichthys flesus chromosome 19, fPlaFle2.1, whole genome shotgun sequence genomic DNA:
- the crhbp gene encoding corticotropin-releasing factor-binding protein, whose translation MRVMERTFREQLFFLVLCLSVLKGDSRYIENNDISKDELFSFFNPELKRETPEELLYRRPLRCLDMIAVEGQFTFTAEHPQLSCAAFFMAEPTEVISVDFDNVDIDCRGGDFITVFDGWVMKGDKFPSSQDHPLPLHERYVDYCDSGSLKRSVRSSQNVAMVFFRIHNAGSSFTLTVRKHINPFPCNVISQSPEGSYTIVIPQQHRNCSFSIIYPVEIDISEFSLGHNVNFPKRSMPRCAEAGDFVQLLGGSGIDTSKLLPITDFCISFSGSTHMKVGCDNTVVRMVSSGQFVNRVSFRYRLLDSQELQTIKLNNVEDFCFNN comes from the exons ATGCGCGTCATGGAGCGCACTTTCCGAGAGCAGCTCTTCTTCCTGGTGCTGTGCCTGTCGGTGCTGAAGGGAGACTCCCGGTACATCGAG AACAACGACATCTCAAAAgatgaattattctcttttttcaaCCCGGAACTCAAGAGAGAAACACCTGAGGAGTTACTGTATCGCCGACCTTTAC gttgtCTGGACATGATTGCAGTGGAGGGTCAGTTCACCTTCACAGCGGAGCATCCTCAGCTCAGCTGCGCTGCCTTCTTCATGGCAGAGCCCACCGAGGTGATCAGTGTGGATTTTGACAATGTGGACATCGACTGCAGGGGAGGGGACTTCATCACG GTGTTCGACGGCTGGGTGATGAAAGGAGACAAATTTCCCAGCTCCCAGGATCACCCGCTGCCTCTGCACGAGCGCTACGTGGATTACTGCGACTCGGGATCCCTGAAGAGAAGCGTGCGCTCCTCTCAGAACGTGGCCATGGTCTTCTTCCGCATTCATAACGCCGGGAGCAGCTTCACCCTGACAGTCAGGAAACACATCAACCCCTTCC catgTAATGTCATCTCCCAGTCACCAGAGGGCAGTTACACAATTGTGATCCCGCAGCagcacagaaactgcagcttctCCATCATCTATCCGGTGGAGATCGACATCTCTGAGTTCAGCCTGGGACACAACGTCAACTTCCCCAAG AGATCCATGCCTAGATGTGCAGAAGCAGGGGATTTTGTGCAGTTACTGGGAGGAAGTGGCATTGACACTTCGAAGCTGCTGCCCATCACAGACTTCTGCATCTCCTTCTCTGGTTCCA ctcacatgAAGGTCGGCTGCGACAACACAGTGGTGAGGATGGTGTCCAGCGGCCAGTTTGTCAACCGCGTGTCTTTCCGCTACCGGCTACTGGACAGCCAGGAGCTTCAGACCATCAAACTCAACAACGTGGAAGATTTCTGTTTCAACAACTGA
- the s100z gene encoding protein S100-Z, which produces MPSQLEGAMDALISVFYNYSGNDGDKYKLNKGELKELLNSELTDFLTSQKDPMLVEKIMNDLDSNKDNEVDFNEFVVLVAALTVACNEFFQEKKKKSK; this is translated from the exons ATGCCGAGCCAGCTGGAGGGTGCGATGGACGCACTGATATCCGTTTTCTACAACTACTCAGGAAATGACGGAGACAAATACAAGCTGAACAAGGGCGAGCTGAAGGAACTTTTGAACAGCGAGCTCACCGACTTCCTCACG TCTCAGAAGGATCCAATGCTGGTGGAGAAAATCATGAACGACCTGGACTCGAACAAAGACAACGAGGTGGATTTCAACGAGTTTGTGGTGTTGGTGGCGGCCCTGACCGTTGCCTGCAATGAGTTCTtccaagagaagaaaaagaaaagcaagtaA